The following is a genomic window from Penaeus chinensis breed Huanghai No. 1 chromosome 7, ASM1920278v2, whole genome shotgun sequence.
ctctctctctctctctctctctctcttctctctctctctctctctctctctctctctctctctctctctctctctctctctctctctctctctctctctctctctctctctctctctctctctctctctcttctctctctctctctctctctctctctctctctctctctctctctctctctctctctctctctctctctctctctctctctctctctctctctctctctctctctctctttctctctctctctttctctctctctctctctctctctctctctctctctctctctctctttctctctctctctttctctctctctctctctctctctctctctctctctctctctctctctctctctctctctctctctctctctctctctttctctctctctctctcctctctctctctctttctctctctctctttctctctctctcctctctctctctctctctctctctctctctctctctctctctctctctctctctctctctctctctctctctctctctctttctctctctctctctccctctctccctctctccctctctccctcttttccctttttccctccctccctccctccttctctctttccttcctctctctcatgatATTTATGTGGACATGATTTAGATGCGAGACTGCCAATGGATAAATTTATAGAATACAGGAACTCGCTTTATTATAGTCATTAAAGATGCTGCACTTGAATACAGTTGActgatgtacgtatgtatatgtgtgtaagtaaatatatatatatatatatatatatatatatatatatatgtgtgtgtgtgtgtgtgtgtgtatgtgtgtgtgtatatgtgtgtaagtatatatatatatatatatatatatatatatatatatatatatatatataaatatatatatatatgtatatgtgtgtaagtatttatatatatatatatatatatatatatatatacacacacacacacgtgtgtgtgtatgtgtgtgtgtgtgtgtgtgtgtgtgtgtgtgtgtgtgtgtgtgtgtgtgtgtgtgtgtgtgtgtgtgtgaatgtatatatacacatacacacacacacacacacacacacacacacacacacacacacacacactcacacacacacacacacacacacacacacacacacacacacacacatttatatatatatatatatatatatatgtatacatatatatatatacatatacatacacacacgtgtgtatgtatgtgtgtgtaggtgtgtgtgtgcttgtgtatatatattagttatacattatatatgcatttatttatcagCATGCTACGTTGCTTCTTTAAATTGAAAATTGAAGCATTCTATCCTCAAATCTTCTCTTTCTATTGAACCAACACATGATAATACAATgtagcatgtatgcatgcatatacctgttagcatacacacgtatatatacccccccccccccacacacacacacacctcacagacACGGTCATGTTAGACCTGAAATATCGTAGCAGAAGCACCTGCCTGATTTCCCCATATTTCTTGCTTCCTCAGGAGAGAACGAAGCCGTCATCCAGCAGGGTGGACTGGAGGATAAAAGCTCGTGCGCTGTCCCAGCCCCTTCCTCTCTGCCCTTCATCGTtccgttccttctccttctcctcctctctcttccttctctcctcttcgacATACCTGCCaggttccccctcctccccctcctgcctctgCTCCTCTCTAGTCTTCACGCCGACCTGCCTCTCCTGCCGCTGCTGTTGGTGTGTCACGCAGCCAGTCTCGCGAGGAAGCAGGTGCCATATTTCCGGCGGCTCCTCCGTCTGGCTCTCAACGCCGCCTGCGACAGTCGCCTCACGTTTTTCTGCCTCTGCGTCGCCGTCGTGGCCAACACGGTCGTTAACATGCCAAGTTTGGGAAATATTGTCTCGCTCCTCGTCACGAGACCTGTTgcgtctttctccctcgctctctctttttacttcttattCCACATTTtgatctcctccctctctttatgctCCCCCGACCATTGTGTGGAGGCTCTGCTCTTAAAGCTCCACTGCTTTGTTGTCGACGTATCCTGCTCATCAGGTAGGCTTTGTAGGCAATTTCCAGCAGCAGGCCGCCAGCGCCACCTGACTTTCCCAGCACAATTTCAGTTCCAAATATCGTCTATTATTGATTGTACTGTTCCATACGCTTTTGTCGAACCGTACTATTGTTCTCCCTGTGTGCCCAATTCGCTCTTTTATCAGAACGATTCCTTGTCACTCACTGGAACCCACGACCGAGATTCGTACTGATATAAATAAAGAACCGAGGGAGGACAATCGTAAGGTACCTGTATTTTCATATTTGAACAAGTTTTGTACGCTGTGAAATATTAACATATCTAGATGTAAATGCTAGTAGGAAGTATTCTTATATGAACGATATATAAAGCATTTCAGATGCGAATGGTGATATTTGATTATGTAAATGCTCAGAGTACATACCTAAAGTACCTAGTTTTAGGAAAAAGAATATTGTGTTAGCTTAGCAGATACTGATGAATAACATTTCAGAACCGAAATGCGTGGTTTGTTGAAACAAATAGCGAAAAGGagttcattgttatcataattatgacatATTTTGGAAGGATAAAGATATGAACACAGATGTTCACCACCTGTCAATAGGTATTGTACTATAAATGTACGTCTGTTTGCTTCTATTTGTCTGCATAtctaggtgtgcgtgtgtgttatgtacatTTACAGTAGCCTCTTCATGGCAGAAGTTTTAtacataattgtaaaaaaaaaaaaatatgaagaggaacTAATATCACACCACTGCATATTGATCATTACTTCAAAAAAATGTGTTTGGCAATTCGAAAATCAACATGTATTCGCTATGTCAAAAGGCGAAATATTTAGTATTGCAATCCTATGTAACGAATTACATTCCTATTTTCACCAGATGAATAGATCAAGCAAAAAGTTAATTGTTATTTCAGAAGCCCAGCCAGAAAGTATTGGGCAGAGGGAGTCAATATGACCAATAAAAAAAGGCATTCTTAAGCCTTGAAAAGAGACCTTATTTAAGTATTTGCTTTATGTTTCGGTCATATTTTATAGTATGTATTCCGACGTTATCTACAAACGCTGTGTTGTGTCATTCATACATCTGAGTTTGCACAGTACAGAATCATCCTTAAATCTGGCAGACACGATTTTGGTGGTCTCGAAGATATCGTGGGTGCTTCTTTATCCTAAGTCCTTCTCAGAAGACGGTAAGACGTTTGCATTGATGATGTTTAACATATGAGGCAGCCGCCAGAATCTCCAATACCAATACTATTGAATACATTGCTTTCTTACCAAGTAAACCTTTGTTCCGGATCATTACGATAATACAAATATTGGACCATGaggattttgttttatatttcccttttattcctcACTTGAAATTGTTTATTCTTCATGTAGGGTTTACAAAGAACAAAggagaaagtatgtgtgtgtacatatgcctCGATTTATATTCGCCATATGATATCTTTTTGTATATGTGGTTGATAAACTATTCACACGCTTTCGCCTATCATTATTAACCAAGTGATCCTAAacgtttttttctaaatattcaaAGCACCAAAAATTCCCTGAGATATTCATGTTGAAACAGGAATAGTTGAGTTTTTTTTCACATGCAGGATGATCGGTAGATTAACATACACtgcatatgcgtgtttgtaaAGTTTAATGTCAGTTCATATTGAATATGTCATGTCCATTTCTTCCTATAAACAGTAAGAGGAGTAATTGTAAGAATGGGTataagtgtgagtgcgagtgtaatTGAAACACGTCAAAACATATTACATAATACATAGTACATATTACAGACCATGTTACACATTACGGTTACTtggaattagagaaaaaaaagagcataggcagaagaagaaaaaaatatagtggtTTCCATGCTCAACCGGAAAAAAACAATCTTATAGCCGAGATTATAATCAAATAACCCGACCAGTATGGCTTTTGGCCTTTTTATCAATATACCCCAATCTACATGTACAGTTTTCTCTACATGTAAATAAGATCGTGAACTTGCGgtatcaacacccccccccccaaaaaaaaaaaaaaaaaaaaaaaaaaagagaacttaAACATTCTGGTTCATATCtcgtgatttgttttttttttttttttttatagtacatTTCAGATACAAAGCACCAATTAACTGGCTAAGGAACACAGGAAGGAGAGTCAGCCTTTGAAGATGTGTTTGAACTTTTTAAGCGTAACTAAAAATATGCACTTTACAGTTTAAGGCTCGGGAAATGTTAAGACGACTTCTGAGAAACAGAGAATGTGGAGGAAAAATAATTCAATGTTTTACATGGAGTACAAAAGGCGCGCGTATGTGTttgagcagtatatatatatgtgtgtgtgtgtgtgtgtgtgtgtgtgtgtgtgtgtgtgtgtgtgtgagtgtgtgtgtgtatatatatacatatgtgtgtgtgtgtgtgtgtgtgtgtgtgtgtatgcgtgtgtgtgtgtgtgtgtttgtgtgtatttctatctatatatatctatatctatatctatctatctatctatctatctatctatctatctatctatctatttatctaaatatatatacatatatatgtgtttatgcaaggTCTTATCTATAATTCCATGGCAATTGTGATACTACATTTATTTCTAAACTTTAAGGTTTAGGTGACTCCTGAAACAAATGATTGTCAAGAACTTTCTCTGCATTTTTTCCTTTGCAAAAATCAAGCTGCAACATAAGGTATAATATTTGATGGGATAAATAAACATTCCCTTTCCCTCAGTTTATAGTTCAGGTCGGGCTCatgtattatagaaaaaaaaagtatgaaagagaACGAATAATTCCGGAATGAAGTGTAATTGACTATTCGCCATTACGGAAAATTTCCCGTATTGAACGATGAGCATTTCTGTATTGTGTTAGCTTCATATACTCTCATATATAATTACGGTTTGCTATATGATTGATATTCAGAGAtatatttgctgttgtttttgtacaTTCACTTCGACATGATTTACATTTATAACTGTTTGGTGTCCAGGTCCAGTGCAAAGGGATTCCAatcaatatacatttttgtacGTGGGATGAAAGCCTGTAAACATATGCACACGtgaatgctgtgtatatatatttatatatttatataaatatatatccatttgcctatctatctatatatctatctacctgtatctatctatctatctctatatatatctatatatctttatctatatctatatctatattcatatatttatctaatctatatatgtatatataaatacatatatattcatatatatacatacatacatatatatttatacatatatatatatatatatatatatatatattcataaacatacgtacatacacacacacacacacacacacacacacacacacacacacacacatatatatatatatatatatatatatatatatatatatatatatatatgtatatatatatttgtatgtatatatattcatatatatattttatatatatatatatatatatatatatatatatgtgtgtgtgtgtgtgtgtgtgtgtgtgtgtgtgtgtgtgtgtacacacacacacacacacatatatatatatatatatatatatatatatatatatatatatgtatgtatgtgtatttatatatatatatatatatatatatattcatatatatattatatatatatatatgtatatatctgtatatatctgtatatatctgtatacacacacacacacacacacacacacacacacacacacacacatatatatatatatgtatatatatatatatatatatatatatatatatatatatatatatatatatacctgtatgtgtgtgtgtatatatatatatatatatatatatatatttacacacacacacacacacattaagaggGAAGAATCCTGTGACCCGCTTTGAGTCTTTTGTTGAGCGTGTTAAACTGCGTTGGCTGTTCCACTTATGAAGAGGAAAACTAGGAGACAGTTATTTCTTATCCTCTGTGAATTTCCATGATCTTGTaaggtaaaaataaagagagagatgcattAACTGAACGTACAAATTATTGCATAACTGTCATTTATAATTACCATCTGAGCACAATTAATAATTACATTGACGTTATTATGGACTTAATATCTATTTCGTCGAAATGCTACGCCGTAAACAAataccatttatttatttcaaaagaCAACATCTAATTATCAGAAAACATACTGTCAtcttttcgcaaaaaaaaatagaggagctTTGAGCTTGGAACTAATGCAATGCTAATTGCTGAAATTATTAACAGAAATAACTCATAATATATCGGAAGTCATGACGTAATCCACTGTAGAGATTTTTATTATGTAGTGGATGTCAGTAAGTATCTCtctatttaattgtttttttgcttgttttcttcttttttcaattctttttattCGTCTCATGTTTTtcgtctctcgtctcgtctcgtctctcggtctctctctctgtctgtctctctctctctctctctctctctctctctctctctctctctctctctctctctctctctctatctctctctctctctctctctctctctctctctatctatctatctatctcctctctatttctctctttcttctttatctctctctctctctctatctatcttttctctctctctctctcttctctctatctctctctttattttctctctctctctctctctctctctctctctctctctctctctctctctctctctctctctctctctctctctctctatctatctatctatctatctatctcctctctatttctctctttcttctttatctctctctctctctctatctatcttttctctctctctctctcttctctctatctctctctttattttttttctctctctctctctctctctctctctctctctctctctctctctctctctctctctctctctctctctctctctctctctcactctctctctctcaatctcattctatCCTGGGGTAATATGAAACggagatgttgtgtgtgtgtgtgtgtgtgtgtgtttgtgtgtgtgtgtgtgtgtgtgtgtgtgtgtgtgtgtgtgtgtgtgtgtgtgtgtgtgtgtgtgtgtgtgtgtgtgtgtgtgtgtgtgtatgtgcatgtgtatatatgtacttatatatatatatatatatatatatatatatatatatatatatatatgtatgtatatatatatatatatgtatattcatatatatatatatatatatgtatgtatatatgcatacatatatacatatatatgttcatttatatgtatatttatgtatatatgcatacatatatacatatatctacatatatatataaatatatatatatatatatatatatatatatatatgtgtgtgtgtgtgtgtgtgtgtttgtgtgtgtgtgtgtgtttgtgtttgtgtgtgtgtgtgtgtgtgtgtgtgtgtgtgtgtgtgtgtgtgtgtgtgtgtgtatagatacatataaacatatatatacatatacttaacacacacacacacacacacacacacacacacacacacacacacacacacacacacacacacacacaccacacacatatgtgtgtgtatatatatatatatatatatatatatatatatatgtatatatatatgtatatatatacatatatatatatatatatatatataaatatatatacttaagcacCACTTCCCACGCAAAAGACGTACTCCTGTCAACTCACAACAGAAGCCACATATTTCCCCATTTGACTTTTTATTCTCACTCTCCTTACCTTATCTAAATAATCTTTCCCACTCACTATAGCGTGTACAGCTACCTACTTGAGTATTCATTTTCTTTCGCCAGAGCATCCATTTACCTGAGTTTTCTTTCCCACTTACCAGAGAAAACACACTTAACTGAGCACCCTTTCTCAATCGTCGGTGAAAACACACTTCCCACCTAAGTATTCACTCTCACTTCCCACTCACCAGGGACCGGAAAGTTCCCTACATGAGCGTCCCTTCCTACTCCAAAGAGGTGCCACAGTTCGCCACCCGCGTAGTTCTTCCCATTGAGCCGCGGCCACACAGTTCCTAGCGTGAGAATTCCTTCTACAGGTAGTTTCACACCTGGCTTCCGTTAAAGGCTCGCCGACGCCACTCCGCTCGGACTAAAGCTGCAGGAGCTGATGCATCGCCTCGCAGAGCTCACCGCAACAAGTGGCGCCGCAGttaattttatgaatattttaagaCAAAAGTTCTGGGCTATAACGGACTCTTTTAGGAGGTTCGTGTCTCTTTGGAAGGTGTTGTGACCAATTTGGCTGTTGATATAATCTAGGTTAATTTATTTTACTCATTAACT
Proteins encoded in this region:
- the LOC125026883 gene encoding uncharacterized protein LOC125026883; this translates as MKLEITRVIWLRRRDLHILTVGHLTYSADDRFQVVHNDNSNEWTLVIQYAQLRDAGIYECQINTEPKLSRPVTLTVYDSSQEITITKTKVFVANNTASTKDGHLRVEILGPRERYINEGSSLTLICLVTSSFGPSTLVYWYHETKLLDQNSPRGGIKMKIDHASGETTSRLTVTSVEREDGGMYFCVPSGSHPASVLVHVTHDGENEAVIQQGGLEDKSSCAVPAPSSLPFIVPFLLLLLLSLPSLLFDIPARFPLLPLLPLLLSSLHADLPLLPLLLVCHAASLARKQVPYFRRLLRLALNAACDSRLTFFCLCVAVVANTVVNMPSLGNIVSLLVTRPVASFSLALSFYFLFHILISSLSLCSPDHCVEALLLKLHCFVVDVSCSSGRLCRQFPAAGRQRHLTFPAQFQFQISSIIDCTVPYAFVEPYYCSPCVPNSLFYQNDSLSLTGTHDRDSY